AAATTAATATCTGTTCATGTCTCATTTTCAGATTTCAcatagaaaagtaattttcagccaGAATTTCTTCCCCCCCCAACAGCCTATACAGCATAGTGCAGAAAAGATAGAGACAGGCTGGAATTTGACTTGATAGCATAAAATATTTGAGTAGTTCAATCCTGTAGAAATGTTACATGTTGTGAAATCGCTGTGTTCCATGGGACATACCTTTTTTATAGATCGGAGATGAGAGAATCTTGATCAGTGTGAATCACATTATTTAACTTGCTATTGGAAAGCATTTAGGTACCGTCATATATGAACCTAAACTGAGTAacagcccccacccccaacaacaaaacaattaGATCTGcttgtggttatttttttctaaaaccaggTAGGAAATTCTTGCATGATTTCGATGTATTGGTAAGAGACTGTCTCGTCCCACATGGTGGGTTACAAGGGGGGGtaatcttttgaattccccgagaGCCTGCCTGCTGGGTGGAAGAGCCAGTCTCCACTTGTTAGAGCAGCAGGGTGAGCCGAATCACCACAGTGACTCCGAGGAACAATTGtactggtgactttattaactgaccacttcagagagtgaatggagacaatttggcaacaatcaactggtAACCCTCCAGGAtgagactgttttcctaataacccgtcAGTGATCAACCAATCGCAATTCAATTCCTACAAAACTgatacacatgaatatatgtaagaaggAGAgcgagcagaaagaggaaagagaggaggaggggataggaaaaggggaatcaccacccttggatcctgcgTTGTCtcagagtagccagcttggtctgtaggtggtgggtcgacaaagacacacgtggggtgttgcctttatatagccTTTCTTACGCATCcgcagtaggttgttccagaagggtctcattttctctggcttgtacctgcgcaGTGAGGCgagttctgtctctgggcaaccccaggagggagggggagagaaacagcccaccGCCCCTCCTCCgcagagcttgctctgcttctcccccataGGGCATCCAACTCAAGgtgtttgagacatcctctttatgaacagtttcttgtttacgaACAATCTGTGACAGAGACTTATTTCTGAATCTGAACTGATTTTCATAGATACTTGTTTtaactttcaaataaaaatgtgtatcaTAAATGACTCAGCAGTACACAAATTACTAGCAAAACCACAGTAGTTTTTGGTGTTGTATGTGCAGCCATAGAAATGCTTGCCTGTGTGTGCTTAAGTATCTTGGCAACGAAATCTTGAGTCTCTGCTGAGTTTTTCCCGTATGTATCCCCTGTAATGCTTAGTTTCGCTCCATGTTCCCTTGCCCACATGGCTTTGTGCCTGTAGTGAAGTATGGGGAATGATGTCAGCTGAGAGAAGAGATGAGCAAAGCTGCTTGGGGATTTCATCTGTGCTGCTAGATACAGGATTGTCACAACACATTCAGCACAGTTCCCTCCTGTACTCTGAACTAGGTTCCTCAGCAGTATTGGGGAGTGTATAATTCAGCTATAGGCACTGATGTTtctattttgtcttttgctttagGCCCAAACTCTGACAGTGTGGAGACAAGCAGACAAACATCAGATACCACGAATTTGCTTTTTGAACAAGATGGACAAAAACAGGGCAAGGTATTTAGACAGTTATTTTAATTGTTGCTAAAAACCTCGTAAGAATGTATCCAAGTTCAAGTTTTTCTGTTAAGCATAGAGCAAGCCAATTACGTTAATACTTACATAATATATACATCTTTGATTATGCAGATGCATATTTTTGTATAATTGTAGGAGTAATTTTTGCTGTAAATAAGGAATGGTAAACCTGTTTTACTATGTCATTAAGTTTTGTGTAACTTAGTATCTGTTTTTTTTACATAGTTTTACATATGCTGTTGAAAGTATCGAACTGAAGTTGAAGACAAAACCTTTGCTTTTACAGGTAAGCttagaaattaaatgtttatttgctttcttttgaatGGAACTGCTTCTCTAATTTTTTGCAGCTGTCTAAAATCTCCACTCTATTTGCAGGTGCCCATTGGGGAAGCCAGGACCTTCAGAGGACTGGTTGATGTTGTGACTAAGGAACAAATAATTTGGAAAGCTACTTCTGATTTGGATGATGGAAAAAATTTTGagcaaaagctgctgctggaggctgaTGATCCCAACCTGTTCCAAGAAGTCCAGGATGCCAGAAATACATTAATAGAACAAGTAAAGTTCTAAAGTAAATACATAATATACTTAAAACTGTCATTTagaacagtagaaaaaaataggctgaaagggacctctggaagtgTCTGCTGTGGTgactgctcaaagcagggctaagtTCAGCATTAGATCAGGTCGCTCAGGCCTTGTTGAGTTTTCAAGTCTCTAAGGATGGAGAGTACAATCTGTCTaggcagcctgtcccagtgcttgATCATCCTTGTAGTGAAACATGATTTCTTTTTGCCTAATGGGAATTTACCATGTTGCAATCTACGACGGTGCTGCTTGTCCTTTCCTTGTGTACTTCTGAGAAGAATCTGGTTCTCTTTTCCCTGAAGCAGGCCTGCCACCACCATTTCAAGTAGTAAGAGACAGCATTTGCATCCTCCCGTAGCCTCTCCAAGTTAGACAAACCCATCTCTCTGGGCCTCCAGCTGCACTCCAACCACCTTAGTGGTTTTCCACTGGACTTCCCACAGTTTGTCAGTCTCTTTTTTGCTGGGGAACTTAAAAGTAGACAGTGTTTTAGATGCCGTTTCAAAAGTGCAGGGTAGAGGCTACTAACTGGCTGCCCTGATCCACTGGCTATGCTCTTGCTGATGCAGCCTGGTTGCAGTTAACCTTTGTCACTGGAAGGGGACACTGCTGACTCATGCTTACTTGTCCAGCAGCACCCTCTGGAtgacttctgcagagctgcttcttaGCTAGTTGATCCCCACTGCACCAGAATGTGGATTTGTTCTGAACCAGATGCAAGATTCTGCATTAGTCCTTATCGAACTAATGTcaagttttcttcactttctttccaTCTATGAAAGACACTTCATGCACATTGGAAATGTTAATACATGGTGGCAGAACATGCTGAACTTAGAGAGCTGGACTCCCTGGCTGTACAATACGTGTGTAAAATGGAAAATACTCTCTGCTTTATACAGAAGGAACCGAAGAAAGCAGACACTAGGTTTAGCATTCAGTTAGCTAACATAGCATCTTGTACTGTCTTAGATGCCAAAAGATACTTGGGACATTCACACGAGGCCTGACAGATGTGACCCATACTTACAGGATATCCATACCCTTCTTGAGTGGCAGCTAGAAGCTGGATGGGATGTTGCAGGCTGGTCAACTGGCACTAAATACTGTGTTAGAGGGAGCTGAATCCCACTGGTAAATCTTGTTCCAGATCCATCCAAAAAGTCCATGggagagatgagaaaaaaactgtataaatttttctttaacataaatTGTCATACTCTGAAGCTAAGAAAGATAATAGAAACTTGATCTACTTGATACCAGGTTTTGTACAGCAGAGAGTTTAGAGGGGGTTAAGAATGGAAGAATTAATGGAAGTAAAAGAATAATTTGCCTGTTGAGCAGTGCAGAACATTTGAAATAGTTTGTCCAGagtgtttttcttcattcagcTGGCATTTTAAGGTCCCATGTTATTTTGTGTAATTTATATAATTATATTAGAAGAGTTGGTTTTACTTGAGAGAGACTAAGCAAGTTTTCTCTTCCAGTAAAAAGTGGGGTGTTTTTACATTCGTTTTGCTTTTATACAATGTAAAAGTGTAGTAGTGATGACATCTGAATGCATACTTTTGTAAGCAGAAATATGGGAGGCTAACAACTATGTTTATCTCGGGTATCTATCCATTTTGCTGGAAGGACTGCCCTCCATACAACTTTGAATAACATTGTGTAAATTCATAAACAGATGATGCTAGGTTTTTGGTTTCCTTTGAAACATTAGAATCAGAGACATCCATTTTCTACTGCTCTGAGTTCAGTAAAACACATACACAACCCGATTTTCAAAATTTCCAGGTTTTAAATGGGGATGTTATTACTCAGCTTATCTTAAGAAATGTATTGTTGGATAGAAAGCTTTGTAAGaacagtgttgggttttttttcctttggtttctggGCCCTTCCTGGAGCAGGAAAGGGTGGACCAGTAGTGTGATAATTGAGATAACCTTGTGTTAGTAAAGTATTTTTTGGTATGCTTTCTATCCAATTAATACTCCTTATCAGAAACACTAAAATATAGTAGTTCGAATAGCAGCCATCTTTCACACTTTGCTTTCACTTAATTAAATGAATGCTTTCCTTTATCTCTTATGTTTTAACTATTAGCTTAGTTAGACTTCTAATTGCTATCAGTCATTAATTTCAGTATTTGGTCAATTGCTGTTGTAGCTACTGCAGGGGACAAAGTGTCTTCCTGCACTTAGGGTGTCCCGAGTCTATGACAGCGCAAGGACGTATGTGAGATGAGGTTTAAAGAGTAGTTAATTTATTTGTCAAGCTAAGTGGTACAGTTCAAAAACACAGATGAGCTCTTGGACCTACAAGCCTTTGCCATGAAGAAGGTCAAAATACCCTGAagtcttgtctgttttttccagctgtaCATCTGTTGGCTTGTGAAGGTTACTTGCTGCTTACCTCAGACTTCGCCTTGTTTGCAGATCTGAAATTTATTCAGTTATACCCTTCATGGCTGTCACTGTATGGCTGCAGGCTTTTTCAGTTTCAGGGAGAAGTACAAGCCTTCTCTCTCCCACTGATGTTTTGCCTGATAGCAGCTTTGAGCTGattttccccccccaccccatcctttCTTGAAACCTTCATTTCCATAATTTTCTGTGGCTTGAGTTTATGGTCTCTGATGTCTTTAAAGGCTTTGTTCCTGCTCTGTTTAGCTATATTTCCTAAATAACTAAGATTTGTGACTTATCTGTGAAACTGCTGTAtgccaaataataaaaaactacTCTGTTGAAGcttgcagatctggatgatgaaTTTGCTGAACTGGTTCTAGGAGAATATAGTGAAAACTTCGACTTAATACCAGCTGCCAAGgtaatttttacatttcattatttACAAAGTTTTTACTAGCTGTTATTCTGAAGGGCTTGGTTGGCACATGCAGATTAGGATTTTGAGGATATGCATTTTtatcaacaaaaaaatcacaccaGCTTTTGTAGTGAATTTATAGTACTGTGAATTTAGGACAAAGTATATTCAAGCTTAGTATGAATTTTATGTGATCATGCACTATGATCCTCAGACATGCTGGGCACAACTTTAAAAGTAGGGTACCTCTgttcaggaaggcttttttttaaaaaaaaagcctttttttcattAGGCTGCTGTGAAAGCATTTAGAGAAAGGTGAATGGAATTTCCAGGTAGAGTCAGAGCAGTTTGTGTCCGAGCTGCGGATTCTTACTAACAAAATTAGCATTTCAACCACTATGAATTGGTTGGATCTTCAGACACTGCATGTTGCAAGTGGTGAGGTACAACATTCTGAATTAAAAGGACTGttagaaaaagaacaagaacagcTGCAGATGTGCATGAAATGTTTAGAAATCTGAAAAGCAGTGTCTTGTGTTTTAGCAGTTTTAGGGTTTATGGTTTGGAGCTCATTAAAAGCAGTGAAAGGAGTTTATGAGTGATGTTATATTTGCAAGTGTACTTTTTAACTTCTGGGGATTTGTCAGCAATATCTAATAGCTGGAATATAATTTAAGGCTAAATAGTGGTTCACAtgttaacagaaaataattctttttttgcAGTTACAGTCTGCTATCCGCAGAGTCACGCTAGCTCAGAAGGCAGTACCTGTACTTTGTGGGAGTGCACTGAAGAACAAAGGAGTGCAGCCATTACTGGATGCTATTACTATGTACTTGCCTGCACCTAATGAGCGTTCATATGAGTTTCTGTAAGTACAAGGcgaagaaggaaaaataagtaGGAAGCCATGAAAGGAGCATtcatatcttttaaaatgtttactggTTTTAGGTATTAAATAACGGTAAAAAATGTGAGGACATAAAAATACACTTGAGTACTGAACCTGCTTTGGTCAGTGCAACCGGAATTATATACATCTATCTCCAGTTGTCAAACTTGCACTTTAGACTTCTAAAGTCTATTTTTAATCTGATGATACTGACATTTTACAAAATCAGGGTCTAGGGATCATCTTTAGTATTGGCTGAGACACATGACATCTTATGTATCCTACTGGAGCTGGAACTGCTGAGCTTAATATTTTTTGgtataaattaagatttttttaaaatctgcctcTTAATATTACAATAAGAAACATAGCTTCTTAAGTGAGTGGAAATTTAGGTAAATGTGAGTTTGAGTGGATTAATTCTGCAAGTATGTTTTTTGttgtactttttattttgcaGACAATGGTACGAGGACGACCTGTGTGCCCTAGCATTTAAAGTTCTCCATGATAAATGTCGTGGACCACTAGTTTTCATTCGTGTTTACTCAGGTTCACTGAAACCTCAATCAGCTGTATATAATATTAACAAAAGTTGCACGTGAGTAAGATAGAAGTGTGGTTTAGTATAACATTGGAATGTCTTTTAAAGTCCTGAGTAATACAAGAGTTTCCTTTTCAGGGAAAGAATGAGCCGACTGCTTCTGCCTTTTGCTGATCAGCAAACTGAAATACCATCACTAATGGCTGGCAACATTGCCCTTACTGTTGGGTTAAAACAGGTAATGGAAAATACTGGTTCTGTAAGGGAGCTTGTTTCACTAGTGTGCTTTCTACTTCTGTGGTATTGTATCTCAGACGTGTTCTTGATTATTGTGACATATATAAACTTGCTTTATTTGAAATACACGTACTTCCtcctaaaatgaaatattagaaTGTACAAATGTCAGTAATTGACCTGGGAGATGCAGTGCTGATTACATGGAAAGGACTGAAAACTGAAGGTGTATTTTACTAGGGTTCTGAGCTTGTATTTATATTGTAACTCTTAAAATACAATGTAATGCCATGGAGGGACatgctgtggggaaggagagtgATGTTCCAGATAAGTTACCCAAAAGTAACAGCTGAAGTTCAAGTAAGTTTGTCTCATGCTTGCTTCTGTTAGCTTACTAATTCATGTTTTATTGTCTGAAGAGGCTGCATAGATCtcatttgcatatattttctgaaatgtaacCAACTTTGGCATGCATAAGCAAATTTTCATTTACCCATACTGTTCTTTGTGACTTTATATCTTGTCTGGTAAGTTAGATTTAAAATGCAGTGAACTGGACAAAGAAATGTTAGTCTAAATTTGAGCACGGTTTTTCCTCTTCCAGATCCTTTTAGTTATTTGAAGAAAGTTACAGTAAATGTTTATGAATAAGTGGAGTTCAGCACAAGTGGTTTTGAGGAAGAGAAATGGTCAGGgtatgtgattttgttttttttctttttttcatatccCCTCTTCTCCTCTGTCTTGTGGGTCACTGGATGTTTATGTGTAGAGTGCCACTGGAGATACCATAGTGTCATCAAAGGCTTCAGCAGTAGCTGCAGCACGCCGAGCTGGAAGGGATGCTGGGGGAGAGAAGAGGTCTACCAGTGATGTAGAGAGCCTTCTGCTGGCAGGCGTTGAGGTCCCTGACCCTGTCTTCTTCTGTACAATTGAACCTCCTTCAGTGGCCAAACAACAAGGTACAACATAGCTACCTAAGAATATGACAAGATATTCTGCAAAAGAGATATTCAAGCATAACCATATTCTCTTATGTAAGGAACAAGGCTTGTCGCCGCACACCTGATTGACGTGAGTTGCACAGATTCATCAGTCAGTGATCTAATAAGGCCCATTTTGGTGTTTTGCACAGATGATATATTTTACATCATGGTTGTCAGTACCCTTTGCTATTACTAGGTCAAGCAGTACTAGtacttttctggtttttgtgtCTAGAAAAGTAGTACTTCATATTGAAAGAAGAGATGGAGGCACTTTCATTTCCTACTGTCATGCTTAGTTTTGCTGCAGTCACACTGGTATGCGGTACATAATGTCCTGAGTACAAATAACCCTGAAAAGtgggttgctttttttcagtCAGCGCTCACAGTTTTACTCTATGGTGTAAAATTTTCACTTACCAAGACTTCTGTGTGTCTAGTTAGGGTTCATCCCTGCAGTGTGACCAGTAATCTTACTGCCTTTCCCAAGAATCTATACTAGAGAACTAGATTTCATTCTTTTGGGAGATACATAATTTAAACTCTGTGTCTTTATTCCAATGAAGCTGAGCTTGGTTGGGGGTGAAGAGGAGGAAGGGTAAGTACCAGTGTAGCATGATGGAATGGAGCAAGGTAGAACACAGATTTGGAGCAACATGACTGCAGGCTGAACCACTGGGTTGTAAgatgtttctggttttggagggtttggatgttttgttttgtggttttttggttggttctcttttggtttttttcaaagccTATAAGGTAGATAAATGCAGTCTCATCTGTGAGATTATTCTGTAGCTGCTTTCCTCAGCAGTTAAGGTAatgggaaatcagaaaaaaagaagtttgcatTTGAACCTTTTCATGCTGAACTTGAACTTATCTTGAAGTATTTAGGCAAATAATAGAAGAGGTAGCTGactatttttttctatctgtaaAAAGGGAGCAGTACTTCTTACTGACTTGATGAAGCACTTACAGGTTTCATTCTATCTTCGTATAAGTATAAAATATCACACTGAAAatggtttttttaataagcactCTGTACTGTGCAGTTCATTTGTTGGAGAGAATCAGAAGTTGAAAGTTGCTGGTAACTTAAGTTGACTTTGCCAAAATCTGTACTTCTCTCGGGTCCTTTTGATTCCTTCTGAGAATAAGATTTGACCTTATGAGGAAAGTGATGTTTAGACATTAATTGATTCTCAAACTACTGAAGTCTTTTTAGATACTATGTTTGTTATTCATGTACAGACTTGGATAACGCATTGAGCTGCCTTCAGCGTGAAGATCCAAGTTTAAAAGTGAAGATAGATCCTGACACAGGACAAGTAAGATGAACCTTTTATTGCTCAGCTTATAACCAAGCTTTATTTTAGAACTGTCAAGATCACCCTTCACTTAGTTCATTTACACATTGAGATTTTCTTGAACAAAAAGGGCTCTCTAAATGTTCATATCATATATGTACCAAGTTCTGTGCACCAAACTAAAATGGAGCCTTGTGCACTTGTGTGTTACAGAGCAGAGGGAAGTCATCCTGTGCTCTGCATATTTTTGAcagttctgtatttaaaaaagttTGAATTAGATAGTCTTTAAGGTAATGTAAGATAACCTTTTTTATAGTGGTTACAGTAGTGATAGTTACTCTCTCACGTGGTGTTTATATCAGACAGCCTAAAGCAGTCCTGTTTTCTCTCTAGGCTCCTTagaatttgaaatatttctaatagACTATTAAGAGCATGCAAATCCTTGCTTAAACAGTTTGTATTAAAACCtgagtttttcatgtttttcttctctcttaacTCTCTTCTTACTAGACTATTCTTTGTGGTATGGGAGAACTACACATAGAGATCATTCATGACAGAATCAAACGTGAATATGGAATTGAGACTTATCTGGGACCTCTTCAGATAGCATACAGAGAAACCATCCTAAATGCTGCCCAAGCTACAGGTAAAATCAGTGTATGGAAGGAACATCTTGTTTCTGGTTTCATAGCTTGATTTACTTTAAATGATATTATGAGTAACCTTCAGATGAATTTTATGTATTAGGTTTTTTCCCAAATggttttttcattgcttttttttccctgcagatatATTGGATAAAACAGTAGGAGATAAACGACACTTTGTAACTTCAGAGTTAGAAGTGAGGCCCAAGTTAGGGGAGAGAGCAGTGACAAAACCCATCATTGAGTATGCTGCGGGTGTCATTGAAGTGCTACCCAAAGAACTCCAAGGAGCTGTAGAAAATGGAATCATGAATTCATGCATTCAAGGTAAAGGAAGTGCTATGACAGCTATACTAGACTAACATTTCTGTAAGAAGCAATTTAGTATGTTCCTAGGAGGAAAAACTCTTTGGTAGCTTGAAAACTAAAAGATAGTACATACTAACATTAGATGCaaaggaaaattctgaaaatctgaaatctcTAACAAGTAGGAAAGTATGGGTCAGCATTCCTTTGTCTCTTTTGGCAAAGGTAGGTAATGACAAAATCACAACATGAGGAACAAGACCAGTAGTCATGCCCttgaggggaggaaggggaaggaggaaagtgAGAAACTTCAAATTAATCCTGAAACTTTTTTCCATGTGTCTTaatattctgaaaaacaaatgtgcttttttctttttcttttttttcttcttttttttttgttttcccctagGACCCTTGCTTGGATTCCCAGTTCAGAATATTGATGTGACAGTGCAATCACTGACGGTGCATCCTGACACCTCTCACACAATGGTATCAGCCTGTGTCTCCCGTTGCATGCAAAAGGTACAGTGAAATTGTAAGCTGCTGAGGAACACAATTATCTAGTAACTATTCTTCTCTAACAGTGTAATGCCCTTGCTGGGGACTTTATAGCTTTTGAAAATAGAGAATTTATGTAAGTActtattacattaattttctgggggaaagaaaaaaaggagtcaATATAACTCCCCTTCCATGTAGGCTTTGAAAAAAGCTGGTATACAAATACTGGAGCCCTTGATGAACCTAGAAATCACAGTAAGTGAAGATCATCTCAGCGCAGCACTCGCTGACCTTGCACAGCGGAGAGGTAGTATTCAAGAAATACAGAGTCGTCAAGATAACAGAGTTGTGGTTGCTGCTGTTCCACTAGCAGAAACAATGGTATGTGATTATCTTATTAATGGTAAAATGCAAATCTGATCTTTTTTTATATGCTTAAAAATAATTAGGCTTCAGTTCACTTTTCTTGTTGTTTAGAGTGAATGTgtgttactgtattttaattattgaaGGTCTGAAGCAAATGCCCACAAATCTAGTAGCGTTTTTGTGCCTGATTCAGATTGTTAAACCAGCATGTTTTCAACtgtaaaagaaacagtaaatactactaaaagagattttaaagagaatactttttaaaaagtgtattattAGGTTGACTCATGCATGTACTgcatttttaatacagtaatattaaaaaatcaacCTACTACTAGTAGTATATTTCTGCTTTCTACTAGTATATTTCTGACTGTCTCCCTCTCTCCGTGACCTAAGCAACTTTCTGTGCTAATTTACCTTTCCTTTATCCTAAACTGAATAACATGTGTTCTTCATTTTGTCCAGGGCTATTCAACAGTTTTGCGTTCTCTAACATCGGGCTCGGCAACCTTCAGTCTGGAGCTTGCCAGTTATCAAGCTCTGAACAGTCAAGAGCAAAGTGCACTTCTTCAGAGAAGGATGGGGTTGGTGTGATTGCTTTACTCTAACACAAGATATTTGCTATCCTCcctgttaaatattttcaggacCCTATTTGTGTACACCAGTATGTTCTCTGGGACCAGCTGGTCGTGGTAAATGATGAATTAGCAGCTGTATGAGCAGACTGTGCTTTTAACTGTCCAAGGGAAGGTTCAAGAGACTGTTCTTCTGGCACAGCCTTGTAATTGCAAAGCAGCTGAACCAGAGATCCAACCACAGTTTGCTGGTTTGCAAATTCTTATCTTACAGATACCCGCAATGAGAAGTGATGTAAATCTTCTTCATAGAAATGAGCAATAAGTGCACCTTAATGTGCCCTTAAGACTGTTTCTTACCTTAGTAAGTAAAGTTTGTGGA
The Strix uralensis isolate ZFMK-TIS-50842 chromosome Z, bStrUra1, whole genome shotgun sequence DNA segment above includes these coding regions:
- the GFM2 gene encoding ribosome-releasing factor 2, mitochondrial isoform X1, which codes for MLRIRRPILVNALKSSSLCNERVYFRKTKMRVISVTQQNCSVRSYSSPQGDVKSLRSVINPHISRIRNIGIMAHIDAGKTTTTERMLYYSGYIRTLGDVDDGDTVTDFMVQERERGITIQSAAVTFDWKDYRINLIDTPGHVDFTVEVERCLRVLDGAIAVFDASAGVEAQTLTVWRQADKHQIPRICFLNKMDKNRASFTYAVESIELKLKTKPLLLQVPIGEARTFRGLVDVVTKEQIIWKATSDLDDGKNFEQKLLLEADDPNLFQEVQDARNTLIEQLADLDDEFAELVLGEYSENFDLIPAAKLQSAIRRVTLAQKAVPVLCGSALKNKGVQPLLDAITMYLPAPNERSYEFLQWYEDDLCALAFKVLHDKCRGPLVFIRVYSGSLKPQSAVYNINKSCTERMSRLLLPFADQQTEIPSLMAGNIALTVGLKQSATGDTIVSSKASAVAAARRAGRDAGGEKRSTSDVESLLLAGVEVPDPVFFCTIEPPSVAKQQDLDNALSCLQREDPSLKVKIDPDTGQTILCGMGELHIEIIHDRIKREYGIETYLGPLQIAYRETILNAAQATDILDKTVGDKRHFVTSELEVRPKLGERAVTKPIIEYAAGVIEVLPKELQGAVENGIMNSCIQGPLLGFPVQNIDVTVQSLTVHPDTSHTMVSACVSRCMQKALKKAGIQILEPLMNLEITVSEDHLSAALADLAQRRGSIQEIQSRQDNRVVVAAVPLAETMGYSTVLRSLTSGSATFSLELASYQALNSQEQSALLQRRMGLV
- the GFM2 gene encoding ribosome-releasing factor 2, mitochondrial isoform X2, whose amino-acid sequence is MLSLCVLSLILIYPDVDDGDTVTDFMVQERERGITIQSAAVTFDWKDYRINLIDTPGHVDFTVEVERCLRVLDGAIAVFDASAGVEAQTLTVWRQADKHQIPRICFLNKMDKNRASFTYAVESIELKLKTKPLLLQVPIGEARTFRGLVDVVTKEQIIWKATSDLDDGKNFEQKLLLEADDPNLFQEVQDARNTLIEQLADLDDEFAELVLGEYSENFDLIPAAKLQSAIRRVTLAQKAVPVLCGSALKNKGVQPLLDAITMYLPAPNERSYEFLQWYEDDLCALAFKVLHDKCRGPLVFIRVYSGSLKPQSAVYNINKSCTERMSRLLLPFADQQTEIPSLMAGNIALTVGLKQSATGDTIVSSKASAVAAARRAGRDAGGEKRSTSDVESLLLAGVEVPDPVFFCTIEPPSVAKQQDLDNALSCLQREDPSLKVKIDPDTGQTILCGMGELHIEIIHDRIKREYGIETYLGPLQIAYRETILNAAQATDILDKTVGDKRHFVTSELEVRPKLGERAVTKPIIEYAAGVIEVLPKELQGAVENGIMNSCIQGPLLGFPVQNIDVTVQSLTVHPDTSHTMVSACVSRCMQKALKKAGIQILEPLMNLEITVSEDHLSAALADLAQRRGSIQEIQSRQDNRVVVAAVPLAETMGYSTVLRSLTSGSATFSLELASYQALNSQEQSALLQRRMGLV